TCACCATACCTCTGGGCACCCCCTGACAACTTCTGCACAGACTGGAACCCTGCTCATTCTCCCAGGACAGGCTCCTTAGAGCAGAGGAGCCTGTCCTGGGAGCCCCTTCTCAAACTCCTAAGACTTGTTTTCATCTCCCCTGTTCTCTGCTGACATCACCCAATAAAGGACCCTAACTTTCGATACTGACTTCCTGGGATCTTTTAGAAGTTGAGGCATAAAtgattattaacatttaaaaacatttgttgagtgctttgTGCCAGGCTTAGTATTTAGACATGATGTACATTTTTTACAGTAAATACTACTCATAATCTTCTGAACTAGGAACTTTCCTGCGCAGGAAACTATTAGATGAGGAACTAAGAAAGGAATAGTGCTTccgttgctttttttttttttttttttttttttgagacagtcttgctctgttgcccaggctggaatgcagtggtacaattggTCTAGTGCTTCCATTTCTAGGGGCTGTTACCCTGTACTGGTAGTCGTGAATTCAAAAACATAACTTTCCTACTGTGGGCTTCAGTATTCTCATCAGAAGTGTAGATCACAATGCTACCTCCTAGGATTTATTTGGACCAAGATGTGTGATAAATCCAAGATTCCCGTTTTCTGAAGGAAGTGTTGtcggcaaaaataaaaatagtcaagaGCTTTCTCAGAGAGTCCTTCCTTGACCATccatcttatttaaaattcaatCACCACCTTGATATTCCTATGTCCGTTTAAGGCTACactttttttgtgggttttttttttttttttttttttttttttggtggggggctggggatttgttgttgtctgtttttcgagatggagtcttgctctgtcactcaggctggagtgcagaagtgcgatctcagctcactgcaacctacgcctcccgggttcaagcgattctcctgcctcagcctctggagtagctggaattacaggggcatgccatcagtcccggctaatttttgtatttttggtagagacagggtttcaccatgttggccaggctggtctcgaactcctggtcgcaggtgatctgcccaccttggcctcccaaagggctgatacttacaggtgtgggccaccatgccctgcccagaCTATATTCTTTCTCCTATTACATTTCACTTAGAATGTTTTACTTGTTTACTGTTTATCTTCCATCCTTTAAAAGATAAGCCCTAttagggcagggatttttgtctgttctgTTCCTCAAGGTGTCCCCAATGCCTAGAAGAGTGCCCGGTAtactaataaatatttgcaaaatgaatgAAGTTGTACCTGCAAAGAGATTAACTGGTACCTGTCACCTAGAGAGTGCTCAGTGAAAGGGAACCCAACGTTATTTTACATTAGTCTTCCTCTTAGGGATGAAGGGACTCTAACGGTTGGTTAAATATGGTAAAGAGCTAAATTGGTGTTGCTCAACCCTTCTAACACTACAAGTCCCGGGAAGCCTCGCGATGCCCTAATCCTTTGTTTCCCACTGTGCCCCGCGCGGCGCAGGCGCTGTTACTCCGGGTGGGTCTGGGAACCTGGAACTACACCTCCCAGGAAGCTTGGTGGTCGATGGTTTGTTTCCGGAAGCAAAGCCCCAGGAGGGTGGGACCTAAAGCTGGGAGACTACGGAGGCAGCTCTCAATTGGTCAGGATGTAAGATTGACGACTGCATTAACTAATAGGAGCAAGCTGCTGCCGAAGGGGCCCGCCCACAGAAGGGTGGTGGCCATGGTCCAGGCTGAACACAACCAAAGGCGGAGGAGCTGTGGCCCACGAAGCTCATCTTTGAACTGTCCCCGCCCGCCTCCCGCCTTGATTTGTGACCCTAGGCCCTTTGGGGCGCCTCTGACCCAGCTAGCCAGATCCTGGACCCAAACCATGTTCCCCGTGAAGGTGAAAGTGGAGAAATCAGGTGAGGACCCTGACGTCGGGGGCCTGTCGGGACCATCGGGTTGACAGGGTGTGGAGTCCCGGTAGAAGGGAGTATCGCGGAAAGGGGACTGCACGACTTTTCCCTGCAGCCCACCTGACAATCGCTGTATCAGGCAGCGAGAGTTGGCTGCCACCTTCACACCCTCCCGGTCTGCGCTTGAAGTCGCTTTGAGATTGAATGGTGGTGGCTCAGGCAGTGCGGTGCGTGGTAAGATATGGGGAATCCTGAGCCGGTAACTCTGAGAAgggcccttttctctttttttttaatctaaattttttaaatatttaagtagagacggagtatcgctatattgcccaggctggtctcgaactcctgacctcaagtgatcctcccgccttagcttcctaaagtgctgagattacaggcgtgagcccccgcgcccggccgagaagttctcttttcttggcttcccctcagtttccccatttccAGCAGTGATCAGTCACACATACTTGCTGTGAGCCTGAAGTACAGGCACTCTTAATCCTCACAGTCACTATATTCCAGTAATCCTAGGAAATAGGAATTGTGGTCATTGGGGAAACTGAAACTTAGATCATTTTGGGTTGGGGCAGAGCTGACCGGATCGCAGGCCTGGCATGGTAAGGGCAGTGGGAGGGGTGCAGAATTTAGACAGAAAGATAATAGTAAAATGATGTAGGATGTCCCATGGCAAAAGTGTTATCAAAACAAAgtggcaggccaggtgcggtggctcacgcctgtaatcccaacactttgggaggccgaggccggcagatcacttgaggtcaggagtttgagaccagcctgggcaacatggcaaaaccctgtctctataaaaaatacaaaaaaaaaaaaaaaaaaaaaaaaaaagaaagaaagaaagaaaattagccaggtgtggtggcacgagcctctagtcccagctactcaggaggctgaggcaggaagatcgctggagccggggaggtagaggttgcagtgagctgagatcacaccactgcactccagcctgggtgatagattgagaccctgaaaaaacaaacaagcaaacaaagaaaaaaccaaaaaacgaagggagagagagagagagagagaaagaaagaaaagggagggagggaaggaaggaagaataaaggaaggaaaaaggaaaggaaaggaaaaggaaaggagaaagaaacaaaaggaaggaaggaaagaaagaaaaagaaagaaagaagaaaagaaaagaaaaaaaaagaaagaaaagtgaagtgGGTCTGACCACAAATGATGGTGAGGGAAGGTATACATCTCTTAGTACCAGGCTGAGGAGTGCAGACTCCACCCCTGGGTGCTGTAGAGTCATGGAAGGTTCCAATGGAAGGTTCCAAGCAGGGGAAGATCAGGGTCAGGTTTGTTATTTTTCTGGAAGATTCCCCTGGCTGCCTTGTGGAGGGTGGATCAGAaggggacactgaggtgggagccCAGGGGGAGCAAAGGTCTGGACCAGCATGGGTAGAGTGGAGAGGAGGTAGGTGGGAGAGACACTAGGGAGGCCTAGTGGACAggtcatgggattgctgggctggggtaggggagagagaggggtATTCATGGTGAGGTACAGGGAGGAACTAGGGGACAGTGAGGCGACCCTTGAGAGGGAGGCTTCAGGTCCAAGTCGGGGGTTCAGGAGAGAAGCTGGGCCTGGGGAGAGATCCGTACCCTCTGCATCCGCCCAAGGCtttgctgcaatctcagctactcccttccccaccctcactCTGTCTTTCCTCTGAGCTATGTTTGAATCCCTGTGTCTCCTGACCTTCTCAGGAAGTCCCTGGACTGGTCAGGCAAGTTCCCAGGTGTCCCCTCCTGGCTCTGAGCACTAAAGCCAGAGCTCCCACCAGTCAGAAAGGCAGAGCAAACACCTCTCAAAGGTAGGACAGCATAACATCATCACTCCCTCAAGTTCTGTGATGATGGGAGGCAGCCACAGGCTCACTGGGCAGGAGGGTGGGCCTAGATCTCATttcctgaggggaaaaaaaaagtccaaacaGGATGTTTTAGGTGAAATCTCCCgattttggccgggcatggtggctcatgcctataatcccagcactttgggaggctgaggtgggtggatcatgaggtcaggagtttgagaccaacctggttaatatggtgaaaccctgtctgtactaaaaatacaaatattagttgggcatggtggcacacgcctatagtcccagctgcttgagaggctgaggcaggagaatcacttgtactcgggaggcagaggtggcagtgagccgagatcacgccactgcactccaacctgggcaacagagcaagactctgtctcaaaagaaaagaaatctcccaatttttaaatgtcagctcATTCAGATTGAATTCAGATTTAAAATTATACCactgttggccgggtgtggtggctcacgcctgtaatcccagcactttgggaggtcgaggccagcggatcacttaggtcaggagttcgagaccagcctggtcaacatggtaagaccccatctctactaaaaatacaaaaattagccaggcatggtggtggggtcctgtaatcccagctacttgggaggctgaggcaggagaatcgcttgaacctaggaggtggaggttgcagtgagccaagattatgccactgcattccagcctgggtgacagagcaagactccgtctcacaaaacataaatacattaattaattaaaataaaattataccacTGCCTCAACCAGATTCTGCACTCAGGTTGAGCCTCTGTCTCATAACTTCAGCTTTGGAAccagacagcctgggttcaaataatcAGCTCTGCAATTTCTTTGCTGTGTGCCTTTGAGCATGTGGCctaacatctctgtgcctcagtttcattctttttatttatttatttattttatttattttattttttattttttattttttttttgagacggagtctcgctctgtcacccaggctggagtgcagtggccggatctcagctcactgcaagctccgcctcccgggttcacgccattctccggcctcagcctcccgagtagctgggactacaggcgcccgccacctcgcccggctagttttttgtatttcttaatagagacggggttacaccgtgttagccaggatggtctcgatctcctgacctcgtgatccgcccgtctccgcctcccaaagtgctgggattacaggcttgagccaccgcgcccggcctcattctttttaaaatacgaataaaaataatatctatctGAGCCAGGCTCTATGGCACGTGCTTatagccccagctatttgggaggctgagacagcaggatcacttgagcccaggagttcaaaaccagtctggacaacatcaTGAGATCctttctcaaggaaaaaaaatcacatctacCCCTAAGAGTTATTGTGATAATTCAGTGAGTTATCATGTATAATACATAGGTATTTAAACCTTGCCActgggacaggcacagtggcccacaccggtaatcccagcactttgggaagccgagatggctcactggaatccaggagttcaagaccagcctggtcaatatcgtgagactccacctctatataattttttctaatatatttatatcatattaaaacacatttttttaaaacccaaaagGCTCATAAGGTAAGGTGATTGGCTTTGCCTCCTGTCACAGTGCGATTGGGCGGGACAGCTCTGGAACTCAGAGCTCTTGGCATCACTCCAGCCATCTCTGCCTGCTGCACCCTTTCAGGCTGCCTGGGCCTGGCTCTGAGATTGGCCAGGGCAGATGGCACGCATGCCCCTCCCTGACCCAGTCCGCTGTCCACTTAGCTGGGGCCTGGGAGCTGACTCCTGCTGGGTTCCCTCTTGCCCCAGAGCTGGAGATGGCCAAAGCCCGGAACCAACTGGATGCCGTCTTGCAGTGTCTGCTGGAGAAGAGTCACATGGACAGGTAGGCCAGCGTGGGGTCACAGGGCCAGGCACCCTGGCAGGTTGGGGCCTCTGATCTTGGGTGGATTGGGTGGGACCCCAGAGGCTGACTTGGGGAGGAAGGTGCTTAATGGAGAGGCTGCTCGGTGCCTTCCTTCTCTGGGGCCCTGGAACCCTGAGCTGAGAGATCGCTTCTGCCTCTAGGGAGCGTCTGGATGAGGAAGCTGGGAAAACGCCCTCAGACACCCATAATAAGTGAGTTTTTCTGATTGGATTTGGAGCTGAGAGTTTGTGGTTGGTAACTTCTTCCCTTACCCAAGCCCTGACCGCTCAGCCCAGCACTACCTCCATCAAAGTCCTGACCACTCCACCTGTACAAAGACCCTGCGGCAGGAGAAGCTTAGGTCCCCTCGCATTTGCCTCCTAGACCCCCACGGGTATGGGTGGGACAAAAGGCCCAAGAGGCAAGTGGGGTTCATGTGAGCATCTCAGGTTTGATACCAGTATCCCCAGGGTGCCCTCTGCAGGGTTTTGCACAGGCATTTGTCTGAGGGTCAACTGTCTTTCCCCACAGGGACTGCTCCATCGCAGCCACTGGCAAAAGGTAAGGTGGCAGGGTCCCAGCCAGCTGACTAGAGGCTCTCAGCTCCTACCCCAGTCCTGACACTCCCTCTCCCTACGCAGGCCATCTGCCCGCTTCCCCCACCAgcggaggaagaagaggagggagatGGATGACGGGCTGGCTGAGGGAGGGCCACAGCGATCCAGTGAGTAGACGGTGGCCCTAGAGGGTCGGCAAGGAGCTGAGGGCCTATGCGAGGATGCTCACACAcctcccatccccaccctccCAGACACATATGTGATCAAGCTGTTCGACCGCAGCGTGGACTTGGCCCAGTTCAGCGAGAACACGCCACTGTACCCGATCTGCCGTGCCTGGATGCGAAACAGCCCCTCTGTGCGCGAACGCGAATGCTCTCCCAGCTCACCCCTGCCCCCGCTGCCTGAGGATGAGGAGGTGGGATGGGTAGTGGACCCCAGCCCAGCAGCCTGGTGCCAGGGCAGTGGGTGGATAGGCTTAAAGGATCCTGCCCCTAAGCTAGAGGGGTAGACAGACACAGGTCCCTCACATGAATCCTGGATCAGGCCAGGCACACAGATGTGCACCCTTAGGCTGGGGTGTGGATCGAGGTCCCTAGGGAAGACATACATAGCCACCTGGCCTGGGGGACAGGGAACAGGGTTACCCTGGGCAGTTAGATGTGGATCTCCAAGATCAGGGGTTCCCAAGAGCCGAGGGGCTAGACAAGGGTCCTTAGTACAGACAGAAGTGGCCACCAGGCCTTGAGGAGCAGATGGGCTGGGCAGGAACGGATGGGGGTCTATAAGCCATCTGGCCCAGGAGGGTAGACAAGGGTCCCCAGGACAGACATATAGGACCCTTCACGCTGTCAAAAATGGACAGAGATTCCTAGGTGGCACAGATGTGACCCCGTGGACAGGATTCCCTGAGGCAGGCAGACGTGACTCCCTGGGCTGACAGGTGTAGATGGAGTTTCTGGGCTGGATAGGAGAAGACAGGGGTCCCTGGGGCAGGCGGACTTGACCCCCTGGCTGGTTGAGGTGTCTGCCCTTCAGACATGCCTCCTGTCTGAGTCCCTTAGTGAGCCCCTCATGCCATTTGTTGCTGGGAAAGGCAGGAGGGATGAATGTGGATTCCCAGCCCCTCTGCTTTGACTCTCTTGGGCCTGGCTTGGGGCCCTTGTGTCCCCAGGGCTCAGAGGTCAACAACAGCAAGAGTCGTGATGTGTACAAGCTGCCGCCACCCACACCCCCCGGGCCACCTGGAGATGCCTGCAGATCCCGCATCCCATCCCCACTGCAGCCTGAGATGCAGGGCACCCCTGATGATGAGGTGAGTATGCCAGGCTGGCCCAGGGTTATGGGACACATGTGGTGGGGCTCAGGAATGTCTACTCAACCTGGCCTCTCTGTCCATGCAGCCCTCTGAGCCCGAGCCCTCACCCTCCACACTGATCTATCGCAACATGCAGCGCTGGAAACGCATCCGCCAGAGG
The sequence above is drawn from the Macaca thibetana thibetana isolate TM-01 chromosome 19, ASM2454274v1, whole genome shotgun sequence genome and encodes:
- the LIN37 gene encoding protein lin-37 homolog, producing MVCFRKQSPRRVGPKAGRLRRQLSIGQDVRLTTALTNRSKLLPKGPAHRRVVAMVQAEHNQRRRSCGPRSSSLNCPRPPPALICDPRPFGAPLTQLARSWTQTMFPVKVKVEKSELEMAKARNQLDAVLQCLLEKSHMDRERLDEEAGKTPSDTHNKDCSIAATGKRPSARFPHQRRKKRREMDDGLAEGGPQRSNTYVIKLFDRSVDLAQFSENTPLYPICRAWMRNSPSVRERECSPSSPLPPLPEDEEGSEVNNSKSRDVYKLPPPTPPGPPGDACRSRIPSPLQPEMQGTPDDEPSEPEPSPSTLIYRNMQRWKRIRQRWKEASHRNQLRYSESMKILREMYERQ